DNA sequence from the Sulfurimonas sediminis genome:
TGTACAAATGTCCAAGATGCTGGAAATACCAGGCTGAAGCAGAGGACTGCCTTTGTAAAAGATGTCAAAGCGTAGTCAATGATTGATTACACTCAGCCCGTTAGTACAACATTTATCATAACAACCATACTTGCTGTATTTGTTATGATTGGTATAGGTATTTTAGCTGTTAAAAAATTCAAAAAGGAAAGTTAGTGATTACATTAAAAGAAGCGCTTGCAATGAGCAAAGATGAACTTAATAAATTTAAAGATGAATTACAAACAAAGATAGAAGCAAACAAAGATTTAAATGCTTATATAGATGTCAATACTTTTGGTGAGGGCGTGCCTGTTGCCATAAAAGACAATATTCAAGTCAAAGGGTGGTCTGTTACTTCTGCTTCAAAAATTCTGCAAGGCTACATTGCGCCTTACAATGCCACTGTCATAGAAAAACTTTTAGCTGCCGGGCTCTCTCCTTTTGGTCGCACAAACATGGATGAATTTGCCATGGGTTCGACAACAGAGACAAGCTGCTACGGCAAAACACTCAACCCTGTCAATCCTGAGCATGTTCCCGGTGGAAGTTCGGGAGGAAGTGCCGCTGCAGTTGGAGCGGGTTTGGCTATAGCTGCACTTGGCAGTGATACAGGCGGAAGTATCCGCCAACCGGCAGCCTATTGCGGCATCGTAGGGATGAAACCGACCTACGGAAGAGTCAGCCGTTACGGTTTGGGAGCTTATGCCTCAAGTCTGGATCAGATAGGACCGATGACACAAAATGTAGAAGATGCTGCTATTTTGTATGACATTATCAGCGGGAGTGATGCCAAAGATTCCACAAATGCCATGAGAGATGACAAAGTCAGTGACAATCTCAATCCTGAAAGAAAGCTCACTATTGCCGTTTTGCCAAAGTATATAGAAAATGCGAGTGATGATATGAAAGAGGCCTACAACAAAGCAATTGCAGCACTCAAAGCACAGGGGCACACCATCGTTGAAAAAGAGATGATGGATGCCAAATATGACATTTCTGCATACTATGTGACGGCTACAGCAGAAGCAACAACCAACCTTGGACGATATGACGGCATACGTTATGGCAACCGAGTTGAAGGTGCAAACTTAGAAGAAACCTACTACAAAACAAGAAGCGAAGGTTTTGGGGATGAAGTCAAACGCCGTATCCTCCTTGGAAATTTTGTACTCTCAAGCGGCTACTATGAAGCCTACTATGTAAAAGCACAAAAAACACGCCATTTGATAAAAGAGGAGTATGCAAAAATCTTTAAGGATGTTGACCTGATTCTCTCTCCGGTTGCTCCGAATGTTGCTCCAAAATTCGGAGAACTTGCAAATCCGATGGAGATGTATCTGAGTGATATCTATACAATCAGTGTCAACCTTGCAGGTCTGCCTGCTCTGTCTTTGCCTATTATAAAAAATAAAGATGGCATGCCTGTCGGACTGCAGCTTATAGCCAATGCCTATGATGAGCAGACACTCTTTGACGGTTCACTGAGTCTTGAAAAAGAGATTGCCTATAAATAATGT
Encoded proteins:
- the gatA gene encoding Asp-tRNA(Asn)/Glu-tRNA(Gln) amidotransferase subunit GatA, giving the protein MITLKEALAMSKDELNKFKDELQTKIEANKDLNAYIDVNTFGEGVPVAIKDNIQVKGWSVTSASKILQGYIAPYNATVIEKLLAAGLSPFGRTNMDEFAMGSTTETSCYGKTLNPVNPEHVPGGSSGGSAAAVGAGLAIAALGSDTGGSIRQPAAYCGIVGMKPTYGRVSRYGLGAYASSLDQIGPMTQNVEDAAILYDIISGSDAKDSTNAMRDDKVSDNLNPERKLTIAVLPKYIENASDDMKEAYNKAIAALKAQGHTIVEKEMMDAKYDISAYYVTATAEATTNLGRYDGIRYGNRVEGANLEETYYKTRSEGFGDEVKRRILLGNFVLSSGYYEAYYVKAQKTRHLIKEEYAKIFKDVDLILSPVAPNVAPKFGELANPMEMYLSDIYTISVNLAGLPALSLPIIKNKDGMPVGLQLIANAYDEQTLFDGSLSLEKEIAYK